Part of the Arcobacter sp. LA11 genome, TTACTCAAATATTACATTAAAATTATGTGAGAAAAGTGTATAACGGCTTGAAAAATATAAGTATGCAAAATAATTACTAACTTTTAGCGTAATTTAGTTACTTTTTAAAAGCAAACAAATTATACTTGTGTTGAGTTAATAGTCTAGTTTATCTGTTGTATCTTTTTAATATATAAGTCAAGTCATAATATATTATTTGGATATTTTTATGTAAAATCATACATCGAATTGATACAAAAAGAGGTTTAGCGTTAAAAGATGAATTAACAAAAATACTTAAAGATATTGATTTAAATAAATAAGATTTTGCAAAAAAAGCAAAAGATATGTATAAAATCGTAGAGGCAGTAAAGCCTCATATTAAATAAAGTAAGTCCTTATGATTTACGTTTAACCAAAGGGATATATTTTGGCTGCAGACATTAAATTAGAAAACATTATCTTACCAAAAGATGAAAATGCAAGACTATGGAGATATATGGATTTTACAAAGTTTATTTCAATGATTTCTTCAAAAAATCTTTTTCTTGCAAGAGCAGATACCTTTGAAGATATTTTTGAAGGCTCTTTCCCAGAAAAAAACTTAGAAATAAGAGAAAGAACTGACAAAAAGCTTTTTGAGTATGGATTACCAGCAGATTCATTTACTGACACATATAAAGAACTAAGGAAATGGACATATATAAATTGTTGGCATTCAAATCAGCATGAGTCAGCTGCAATGTGGGAACTATACACTAAAACAAATGAGTCAATTGCAATTGAAACTAGTTTTAAAAAGCTAAAAGAAGCTCTTCCAAATAATGTAACAATTACCTATGTAAAATATATAGATTACAATAAAGATGTAATTTCTGAAAACTTTATGTATACACCTTACATTTATAAAAGAAAGTCATTTGAACATGAAAAAGAAGTAAGAGTAATAACACAAGATATAAATGAAATGCTTAATCTTAAAGAAAATGAGAAAAAAGGTATCAATATAAGCATTCAAAATATTAATGATTTAATAGATTTTATACATATATGCCCAAAAGCTCCAGAATGGTTCATAGAAATAGTAAAAGAAATTAGCTCAACATATGGAATAGATGTTAAAAAAGTAAAAAAATCAAACTTATATTCTGACCCAATATATTAAAAGTATGTTAATTGATATAGATAAAATAGAGTTTGAGGATTAGTTCTTATTAATCTATCTAAGTTAATTAAATCAAAGTTGATATCATTTAGTACTCATAATTTAGTTTTTTCTTTTGAGTACAGTAACAGAGTGAGCACATCCTAATACTTCAATATATATTTTATGGTCTTCAGTAATAAGATCTATAATTTGTTCCTAATTTCTAAACTTATATTCCATTCACTAACATTTTAGGGTAGTGTATAGAAACTAAATATTATTTTTGAGGTTTTTTTATACAAAGCTTATGTTTAGTTTTTCATTTATCATTTTTAAATAATAATGATAATCTAAATTCTTATTGTCAGCTAATATTAAATTAATTTATGTAAATTATAATTTACATAAATAGATAAAAGGATTTATCATGAAAAAAACTTTATTTGCAATAGTTCTATCTCTTGGATTAATCTCAAGTATAAATGCATATGAACTAAACGGAGAGTTAGGGGTAAAATGGACTGGATATAAAACAGAAAAAAAAGCTCCTGTTTCTGGTACATTTAATGATATTAAATTAGATATCAAATCATCTGATGACTTAAGTACCTTTTTAAAAAGTTCTATGGTAACTATAAAATCTAGTTCTCTTGAATCAAAGAATCCAGGTAGAAATCTAAATATTACCTCAACACTTTTTTCTCTTGCAACAGCAAAGATTATAGAAGGAAGTATTTCTGAAGTAAATGAA contains:
- a CDS encoding DUF2971 domain-containing protein, giving the protein MAADIKLENIILPKDENARLWRYMDFTKFISMISSKNLFLARADTFEDIFEGSFPEKNLEIRERTDKKLFEYGLPADSFTDTYKELRKWTYINCWHSNQHESAAMWELYTKTNESIAIETSFKKLKEALPNNVTITYVKYIDYNKDVISENFMYTPYIYKRKSFEHEKEVRVITQDINEMLNLKENEKKGINISIQNINDLIDFIHICPKAPEWFIEIVKEISSTYGIDVKKVKKSNLYSDPIY
- a CDS encoding YceI family protein; the protein is MKKTLFAIVLSLGLISSINAYELNGELGVKWTGYKTEKKAPVSGTFNDIKLDIKSSDDLSTFLKSSMVTIKSSSLESKNPGRNLNITSTLFSLATAKIIEGSISEVNEMKKSLTLNVTMNKVIKSVPMAYEMTDGKIIAKGVIDILDFDMKSSFMAFAKKCGALHQNKSFSDVAIEFIVPYK